One genomic region from Fictibacillus marinisediminis encodes:
- a CDS encoding pyridoxal phosphate-dependent aminotransferase: protein MKQFQQAEALSRLPEQFFAKLVGKVSAAASKGHDIINLGQGNPDQPTPPHIVAALQEAAHNPQYHKYSPFRGYDFLKEAVAEHYKKEFGVEVDPKKEVAVLFGGKAGLVEISQCFLNKGDLALVPDPGYPDYWSGLAMAEAEMSMMPLKEENDFLPDYAEISQEDAERAKLMFLNYPNNPTAGVATVPFFKDTVSFAEKHNILVVHDFAYGAIGFENEKPVSYLQVPGAKEQGVEIYTMSKTYNMAGWRVGFAIGNECVIESINLLQDHFYVSLFPAVQEAAAKALLGPQECVENLVSMYEKRRDVFISGLREIGWDVTAPKGSFFCWLPVPSGFTSESFADYLLEHAHVVVAPGIGFGKEGDGYVRAGLLTDENRLKEAVVRIAQLKLF, encoded by the coding sequence GTGAAACAATTCCAGCAAGCAGAAGCTTTATCGCGGCTGCCTGAACAATTTTTTGCAAAGCTGGTAGGAAAGGTGAGTGCTGCTGCTTCTAAAGGGCATGATATCATCAACCTTGGCCAGGGAAACCCTGACCAGCCCACTCCTCCGCATATTGTGGCCGCTTTGCAGGAGGCTGCTCATAACCCGCAATATCATAAATATTCTCCGTTCAGGGGTTATGATTTTTTAAAAGAGGCAGTTGCTGAACATTACAAGAAAGAATTCGGCGTAGAAGTTGATCCTAAAAAAGAAGTAGCTGTCTTATTCGGAGGTAAAGCAGGTTTAGTAGAGATTTCACAATGTTTTTTGAACAAAGGTGACCTAGCCTTGGTCCCTGACCCTGGATATCCCGATTACTGGTCAGGACTTGCCATGGCGGAAGCTGAGATGAGCATGATGCCTCTTAAAGAGGAAAATGATTTCCTGCCTGATTACGCTGAAATCTCACAAGAGGATGCAGAACGGGCAAAACTCATGTTCTTGAACTATCCGAATAATCCAACGGCGGGTGTAGCGACAGTGCCGTTCTTTAAAGATACAGTAAGCTTTGCCGAAAAGCATAATATTTTAGTCGTCCATGATTTTGCCTATGGAGCCATCGGATTTGAAAACGAGAAACCGGTCAGCTATCTGCAGGTTCCTGGTGCGAAAGAACAGGGTGTCGAAATCTATACGATGAGCAAGACGTATAACATGGCTGGCTGGAGAGTAGGCTTTGCCATCGGGAACGAGTGTGTGATTGAAAGCATTAATCTTCTTCAGGACCACTTCTATGTCAGCCTTTTCCCAGCTGTACAGGAAGCTGCAGCTAAAGCACTCCTGGGGCCGCAGGAGTGCGTGGAAAATCTGGTCTCCATGTATGAAAAACGGCGTGATGTGTTTATTTCAGGATTGAGGGAGATCGGCTGGGATGTGACTGCCCCTAAAGGATCCTTCTTCTGTTGGCTCCCTGTTCCCTCAGGGTTCACCTCTGAAAGTTTTGCAGATTATCTCCTGGAGCATGCACATGTCGTTGTTGCACCAGGCATCGGTTTTGGCAAAGAAGGAGACGGTTATGTTAGAGCAGGGCTATTAACGGATGAGAACAGGCTGAAGGAAGCCGTTGTTCGGATTGCCCAGCTGAAATTATTTTGA
- the mtnW gene encoding 2,3-diketo-5-methylthiopentyl-1-phosphate enolase, producing MSTITATYLVHDPKGNFEKKAEGIALGLTVGSWTDLPDLQKEQLRNHKGHVVEINELPEDTRVNQYFGSSRKQALLKIAYPAANFTPDLPAILTTVFGKLSLDGEVKLINLDFSPELASAFPGPSFGIDGIRNQLGVFERPLLMSIFKGVIGRDLQYFKNQLKEQALGGVDLVKDDEILFDNPLTPFEERITAAKEVLTATEQETGHKTLYAVNLTGRTYDLKDKAKKAAELGASALLFNVFAYGLDVLQSLAEDPDISLPIMAHPAVSGAITPSEFYGISNRLLLGKLLRLAGADLVLFPSPYGSVALRKEDAIGIAGELTEKDANWKGAFPVPSAGIHPGLTPLLLQDFGIESIINAGGGVHGHPGGAVDGGRAFRDAIDGLMLNKSLEQISQESKPLKEALELWGGLVKA from the coding sequence ATGTCGACAATAACTGCAACCTATCTGGTTCATGATCCAAAAGGCAACTTTGAGAAAAAAGCTGAAGGAATTGCACTCGGACTGACGGTCGGTTCATGGACGGACTTGCCGGATCTTCAGAAAGAACAGCTGCGAAACCATAAAGGCCACGTAGTGGAAATCAATGAATTGCCCGAAGATACGAGGGTAAATCAATACTTTGGCTCGTCCAGAAAACAGGCTCTTCTTAAAATCGCGTATCCTGCCGCTAACTTCACACCGGACTTGCCGGCGATCTTGACGACTGTTTTCGGTAAACTATCGTTGGATGGAGAAGTAAAGCTGATCAATCTTGATTTTTCCCCTGAATTGGCTTCGGCTTTTCCTGGACCTTCTTTTGGAATTGATGGAATTCGCAATCAGCTGGGGGTTTTTGAAAGGCCTCTTCTAATGAGTATTTTTAAAGGTGTGATCGGCAGGGATCTTCAATATTTCAAGAATCAGCTGAAGGAACAAGCGCTGGGCGGAGTGGATCTCGTAAAAGATGATGAAATCCTGTTTGATAATCCGCTGACACCATTTGAAGAACGAATAACAGCTGCTAAAGAAGTATTAACGGCAACTGAACAAGAGACCGGACATAAGACACTGTATGCGGTGAATTTGACAGGGCGAACCTATGATCTGAAAGATAAAGCAAAAAAAGCGGCAGAGCTAGGGGCAAGCGCATTACTCTTTAACGTTTTCGCCTATGGGCTTGACGTCTTGCAAAGTTTAGCAGAAGATCCAGACATTAGCCTTCCGATCATGGCACATCCTGCCGTATCAGGCGCGATTACACCATCGGAATTTTATGGTATCTCCAACCGTCTGCTTCTTGGTAAACTGCTCCGCCTTGCAGGAGCGGATCTCGTATTGTTCCCGTCACCATATGGCAGTGTCGCTCTTCGAAAAGAAGATGCAATCGGCATTGCAGGCGAACTGACTGAGAAGGATGCAAACTGGAAAGGGGCATTCCCGGTACCATCAGCAGGAATCCATCCTGGTTTAACACCGCTCTTGCTTCAGGATTTTGGCATTGAAAGCATTATTAATGCTGGTGGGGGTGTTCACGGCCATCCAGGAGGAGCTGTGGACGGCGGCAGAGCTTTCCGCGATGCAATCGATGGATTGATGCTAAACAAATCTCTTGAACAGATCAGCCAGGAAAGTAAACCTTTAAAGGAAGCGCTTGAGTTGTGGGGCGGATTGGTAAAAGCATGA
- a CDS encoding 2-hydroxy-3-keto-5-methylthiopentenyl-1-phosphate phosphatase — protein MSKTKIIFCDFDGTITEKDNIIDIMKNFAPNGWELIKDQILNQEISIREGVEKLFSLIPSDRKNEIVSYVLSTAKIREGFNEFAAYTKEHNIPLFIVSGGIDFFVYPMLDGIINQNKIYCNGSNFQGETIQILWPHSCDSSCSNDCGCCKPTILRGYDSSRYEKIVIGDSITDLQAAKIADKVFARDFLIEKCEELSIAYDPFSTFYEIVQYLEEKGVRV, from the coding sequence ATGAGCAAAACGAAAATTATCTTTTGTGACTTTGACGGTACGATTACCGAAAAAGATAATATTATCGATATCATGAAGAATTTTGCTCCGAACGGCTGGGAACTCATTAAAGATCAAATTCTAAATCAGGAGATCTCTATCCGGGAAGGTGTAGAGAAACTCTTTTCCCTTATTCCATCCGACAGGAAGAATGAGATTGTGAGCTATGTCCTCTCAACAGCAAAAATTCGAGAAGGATTTAATGAATTTGCAGCTTATACAAAAGAACACAATATCCCACTGTTTATCGTCAGCGGTGGAATTGATTTTTTCGTTTATCCAATGCTTGATGGAATAATTAATCAAAATAAGATTTATTGCAACGGGAGTAATTTTCAGGGAGAGACGATACAGATTCTTTGGCCGCATTCCTGCGATTCCTCCTGCAGCAATGATTGTGGATGCTGTAAACCTACTATACTGAGAGGCTACGATTCTTCCCGTTATGAAAAAATTGTGATCGGTGATTCCATTACAGACCTGCAGGCCGCCAAGATTGCGGATAAAGTGTTTGCCAGAGATTTCCTGATCGAGAAATGCGAAGAACTCAGCATTGCATACGATCCTTTCTCTACTTTTTATGAGATTGTACAGTATCTTGAAGAAAAGGGAGTGAGAGTTTGA
- a CDS encoding methylthioribulose 1-phosphate dehydratase: MSTLDALWTELADIKDELAQRDWFPGTSGNLSIKVSDQPLTFLVTASGKDKRRRTTEDFLLVDSEGNAVDPTHLRASAETGLHSKVYQLTDAGCCLHVHTVDNNVISELYAGEGQVTFKGQELIKAFNIWEEEGSITVPIIENYADLKILAESFGKAIGPDTRAVLIRNHGITVWGKSGFEAKRHLEAIEFLFSYHIKMKSLMQFHGGQPSLI; encoded by the coding sequence TTGAGTACGCTTGATGCGCTATGGACAGAACTGGCGGACATTAAGGATGAATTGGCACAAAGGGACTGGTTTCCAGGAACAAGCGGAAACCTGTCCATTAAGGTAAGTGATCAACCGCTTACCTTCTTGGTTACCGCAAGCGGAAAGGATAAGCGAAGAAGGACGACTGAGGATTTTCTATTGGTGGATTCAGAGGGAAATGCGGTTGATCCAACGCATCTCCGCGCTTCAGCTGAAACCGGTCTTCATTCAAAAGTATACCAGCTGACCGATGCGGGCTGCTGTCTCCATGTGCATACTGTGGACAATAATGTGATTTCAGAATTGTATGCAGGAGAGGGGCAGGTTACTTTCAAAGGGCAGGAACTGATCAAGGCCTTTAACATCTGGGAGGAAGAGGGGTCCATCACGGTTCCCATTATTGAGAACTATGCGGATCTTAAGATATTGGCCGAAAGCTTCGGAAAGGCAATCGGTCCTGATACAAGAGCTGTCCTTATTCGAAACCACGGAATCACCGTTTGGGGCAAATCGGGATTTGAGGCGAAAAGGCACTTGGAAGCAATTGAGTTTCTATTTTCCTATCATATTAAAATGAAATCATTAATGCAGTTTCATGGTGGACAACCATCACTTATATAA
- a CDS encoding 1,2-dihydroxy-3-keto-5-methylthiopentene dioxygenase, with protein sequence MAQLRFHDNNERYEELKKVSDYLESQGVIYENWDIEKLPAHLKENYSLSDEEKAEIIQVFRKEIDELSERRGYVTEDIIALSPDTPNLDELLKNFLAEHHHSDDEVRFIVSGHGIFAIEGPEGRFFDVELEPGDLISVPENYRHYFTLMDDRKVVAVRIFKSKEGWVPIYDKQETAVK encoded by the coding sequence ATGGCGCAATTACGTTTTCATGATAACAATGAAAGGTATGAAGAACTTAAGAAGGTTAGTGATTATCTTGAAAGCCAGGGAGTAATCTACGAAAATTGGGATATTGAAAAACTTCCTGCACACCTGAAAGAAAACTATTCTTTAAGTGATGAAGAGAAAGCAGAAATCATTCAGGTCTTTAGAAAAGAAATTGATGAACTGTCAGAAAGAAGAGGATACGTGACAGAAGATATAATTGCCCTGTCACCGGATACTCCAAATCTTGATGAGCTGCTTAAAAACTTTTTGGCAGAGCATCACCATTCCGATGATGAAGTACGATTTATTGTGAGCGGACACGGTATTTTTGCGATTGAAGGGCCAGAGGGACGATTTTTTGACGTTGAGCTGGAGCCAGGAGATCTCATTTCTGTACCTGAAAACTATCGCCATTACTTTACACTCATGGATGACCGCAAAGTTGTGGCCGTCCGAATCTTTAAATCAAAGGAAGGCTGGGTGCCCATCTACGATAAACAGGAAACAGCTGTTAAATAA